A genomic region of Christiangramia sp. OXR-203 contains the following coding sequences:
- a CDS encoding MG2 domain-containing protein, with the protein MKKLLLGIFIISQSLLFAQNPSYKESWLQINSLEKDGKVETALERTNNLMQHAKSDKSYDELIKAKIYLYRLYQINHEDAESYILQDINNSITQIPFPFDQVLQSYKAELLSDYYRQNRWSRREQKQIDDPNQKDLSTWSLETIKDSIHTAHKNSIANPGKLVKFPNSEIDVLLNAKTITRDFRPSIYDLLAGRYLEFLKDGSFFNSEFEAAKTEVSKEVLFATDSRFVNAEITDVENSKLLALRQYQELERIHSKDKGDVSLNYWKLQRVEFVHAEFHDDFQEYISAIEKLEENSKDRKIKAQLMFELANAYAEKASERDEEGLPKYPQYNAKAVDLLKLIESNFNNTLTRQNAQNLLKILNTPSLEAQLQNILTQNEPGRARLTYKNMDTVYMKIGKVGMNFLNNVNYRDRADIIKKEAAKISDSLQIVLPGETDYNEHSTEIVIPGKDFGRYLVHLYDSDGNHTSGTYLVTNIAVSRTDFEKENLFHVVDRKSGESLSDVVLRVKKGNTTILSRTSDRNGEIVMDSYSGNRYWEEHIEFTKGNDFYSSSYNRGGHRYNNSNNENDNSQAKVLFFLDRAIYRPGQKVHFKGVFIQHRNDSTSIVPNEYIDVFVEDPNDNEIHEFRFKTNEYGSFTGSFDLPVNNLTGQFSIYAEEYYETDSKFWDELDDFQDDYKYFSVEEYKRPTFEVSFDTINKAYELGEEIKLKGSAEAYIGASLPNLKVAYTVTRERMNYSWWRSYYSDPVIIKSDTTETDENGNFIIPFEARADQNNNLSDLVYRYSISASVTDVSGETRDAQQSLKIGNKNFLQKLEIAEKIDVNDTLKIDLATRNLNDQKVPATGNYKIYRLKSPEKHYQERWWEAPEFELISKDEFEKLFPTEPYRKLTKPENWEKLETVYESSFDSDGNFEDEIATRNWKAGSYLLSFELRHENKKEELLKVISIQDPISNKAFTDQDLLVTIINKETLASNDHAQVEISSPIDNLRIRVSAFRNGRTSIFREYYKLDGKLKLKIPLKSLEDPEFKLVVSSVINNRQIEFSEVVNFRKASEDLEISTETFRNKIRPGLEETWSFNVSTPGEKKEAEVLASMYDISLDQFKKDEWNTDTGFSAYRSNYPSLYFDNLGRSTNLYRYFGRNNYYRRVNLRFDQLSQFGFDFGQPNSYQYRNYLSTLKVSNKADSGARVQGRVVDENGEPLPGVNVTVKGSSVGAQTDYDGEFGIDAPKNSLLTFSYVGYVIQEYQLGDETEVFIDLEADSSSLDEVIVTGYGEAAAEVVEDADQESESVAFLKGNVAGVQVSRTGASTEFKIRGSSSISGSPLFIVDGKPVEDYELDSKDIVSVEILKGAEATAIYGSRAADGVVIITTSKSLEDLENVDARTNLQETAFFFPDLKLDENGSLSFSFTTPEALTSWKLRLLAHNSNWSTGELEKIVTTSKDLNVVPNAPRFLREGDSIIFKAKVTNLSSEPMTGNAVLKLFDAVTMEPVDIPMGNTETLQAFQIREGKTKVVSWKLYVPETIPAVTYRILAKAGDFSDGEENLLPVLKNRMLVYESIPLFVRAGETESFEFENLKSNDSETLENHQFTFEYTSNPGWFALQSLPYLMEYEHECSEQIFSKIFANSVGQKIVNSKPEIAEVYEAWRKDSSMVSNLQKNEELKSLLLAETPWVQDADSESLQQQRVGLLFETGRINKELTSMLTRLRRMQNSSGAFPWFAGGRDNYYITSHIIEGFGKLKNMKIELDDRRIFANAIAYLDKELMEQKRRRESGNSTEFYKSHSVLAYAKTRSMHQEEFPIPAEQKDLIDKALEYQKERWTDYNLSEKAELAIILNRFGHSSKALEIIESLKQTAVKSKTYGMYWKENTASWRSFNTPVEVQALVIQAFAEVSKDVEIIEELKIWLIQNKRTNYWETTKSTTAAVYALLMQGMDILPVSSNTQFMIGGEKLDMEELSNTSAEAGSGYVKTTWKAGEFSEDFGNIEIENNNTTAGYGGAYWQYFENLDKIKTHSESPLNIEKELYLNTGNNELKRIKSDTPLKVGDLVSVRLVVRAEADMGFIHLKDMRASGFEPTNVISEHKYQNNASYYESTRDAATHFFFDKLRKGTYVLEYTVRANNAGSFSNGISTIESMYAPEFSGHTSGIRVEIIEQQ; encoded by the coding sequence ATGAAAAAATTGCTTTTAGGGATCTTCATCATATCCCAAAGTTTACTATTCGCCCAAAACCCAAGCTATAAAGAAAGTTGGCTACAGATCAATTCGCTTGAGAAAGATGGAAAAGTTGAGACTGCACTAGAGCGTACCAATAACTTAATGCAGCACGCAAAAAGTGATAAAAGTTATGATGAGCTTATTAAGGCGAAGATCTACCTTTATCGCCTATACCAAATCAATCATGAGGATGCGGAGAGCTACATACTTCAGGATATCAATAATTCTATTACACAGATTCCTTTTCCATTTGATCAGGTGCTTCAAAGTTATAAAGCTGAGTTATTAAGTGATTATTATAGACAAAACCGATGGAGTCGCCGGGAACAGAAACAAATCGACGATCCAAATCAAAAGGATTTGAGTACCTGGTCTCTGGAAACTATCAAGGACAGTATACATACAGCACATAAAAATTCTATTGCCAATCCCGGCAAACTGGTCAAATTTCCCAATTCTGAAATTGATGTGCTTTTAAATGCAAAGACGATAACCAGAGATTTCAGACCTTCTATCTATGATCTTCTGGCTGGACGTTATCTGGAGTTTCTTAAGGATGGTAGCTTTTTCAATTCAGAGTTTGAAGCTGCGAAAACAGAAGTTAGCAAAGAGGTGCTTTTTGCTACAGACTCGCGATTTGTAAATGCTGAAATTACTGATGTTGAAAATTCCAAGCTGCTTGCTCTACGACAGTATCAGGAACTGGAAAGAATCCATTCAAAAGACAAAGGTGATGTATCTCTGAATTACTGGAAACTACAACGTGTTGAGTTTGTTCATGCTGAATTTCATGATGATTTTCAGGAATACATCAGTGCAATTGAGAAGCTGGAAGAAAACTCAAAAGACCGGAAAATTAAGGCTCAGCTAATGTTTGAACTGGCTAATGCCTATGCTGAAAAAGCTTCAGAAAGAGATGAAGAGGGATTACCGAAGTATCCACAATATAATGCTAAAGCGGTCGATCTTTTAAAACTTATTGAGTCTAACTTTAACAATACGCTTACCCGGCAGAATGCTCAGAATCTTTTGAAGATACTTAATACACCAAGTCTGGAGGCGCAATTGCAAAACATTCTCACTCAAAATGAACCAGGTCGTGCCAGGCTTACTTATAAAAATATGGATACCGTCTATATGAAAATAGGTAAGGTTGGTATGAATTTCCTGAATAATGTAAATTATAGAGATAGAGCAGATATTATAAAGAAAGAAGCTGCTAAAATTTCAGATAGTTTACAGATCGTTTTACCAGGTGAAACAGATTATAATGAGCATTCTACTGAAATTGTAATTCCGGGAAAAGACTTCGGAAGGTATCTTGTTCATTTATACGATTCAGATGGCAATCATACTTCCGGAACTTACCTGGTGACCAACATCGCCGTCTCCAGAACAGATTTTGAGAAAGAAAATTTGTTTCATGTAGTTGATCGAAAGTCAGGAGAAAGTTTAAGCGATGTTGTTCTAAGAGTAAAAAAGGGCAATACCACCATTCTTTCCAGAACTTCTGATCGTAATGGGGAGATTGTAATGGATAGCTATTCCGGGAATCGATATTGGGAAGAACATATAGAATTTACTAAAGGAAATGATTTCTACTCCTCCTCTTACAATCGCGGTGGTCATCGCTATAATAATAGTAATAATGAAAATGATAATTCACAGGCGAAGGTACTTTTCTTCCTGGATCGTGCAATCTACCGTCCCGGTCAAAAAGTACATTTTAAGGGTGTTTTTATTCAGCATAGAAATGATTCTACCAGCATAGTTCCTAATGAATATATAGATGTATTCGTAGAAGACCCGAACGACAATGAAATTCATGAATTTAGATTCAAGACCAATGAGTACGGATCTTTTACCGGTAGTTTTGATCTGCCAGTCAATAATCTTACCGGCCAGTTCTCCATTTATGCCGAAGAATATTATGAAACCGATTCAAAATTCTGGGATGAATTGGATGACTTTCAGGATGATTACAAATATTTTAGTGTAGAAGAATATAAACGACCAACTTTTGAGGTAAGTTTTGACACCATAAATAAAGCTTACGAGTTGGGTGAAGAAATCAAACTTAAGGGTTCTGCTGAAGCCTATATTGGTGCTTCGCTTCCAAATCTTAAAGTTGCCTACACAGTTACCAGGGAGCGAATGAATTATTCGTGGTGGAGAAGTTATTATTCAGATCCAGTAATTATTAAATCTGATACTACTGAAACAGATGAAAATGGGAATTTTATTATTCCTTTTGAAGCCAGGGCAGACCAGAACAATAATCTTAGTGATCTTGTTTATCGCTACTCCATATCTGCTTCTGTGACCGATGTGAGTGGAGAAACGAGAGATGCACAGCAGTCGCTTAAAATCGGGAATAAGAATTTTCTTCAAAAGCTTGAAATCGCAGAAAAGATCGATGTTAACGATACGCTGAAAATTGATCTGGCTACAAGAAATCTGAATGACCAAAAGGTGCCTGCGACGGGTAATTATAAGATCTATAGGCTCAAGAGTCCTGAAAAGCATTACCAGGAAAGATGGTGGGAGGCTCCAGAATTCGAACTTATTTCTAAAGATGAATTCGAAAAACTATTTCCGACTGAACCTTACCGAAAGCTGACTAAACCAGAAAACTGGGAAAAACTTGAGACCGTGTACGAATCCAGTTTTGATTCAGATGGGAATTTTGAAGATGAGATCGCTACCAGAAATTGGAAAGCCGGTAGTTACTTATTAAGTTTCGAACTCCGACATGAAAATAAAAAAGAAGAATTACTTAAGGTGATTAGTATCCAGGACCCTATAAGTAATAAGGCCTTTACCGATCAGGATCTTCTCGTAACTATTATCAATAAGGAAACATTAGCTTCAAATGATCACGCACAGGTTGAGATCAGCTCTCCTATAGATAATTTGCGAATTCGTGTTTCAGCATTCAGAAACGGTCGAACTTCTATATTTAGAGAATACTATAAGCTTGATGGAAAGTTAAAATTAAAGATTCCGCTTAAATCTCTGGAAGACCCGGAATTTAAACTCGTTGTTTCCTCAGTAATAAACAACAGGCAAATTGAATTCAGCGAGGTGGTAAACTTCAGAAAAGCTTCCGAAGATCTTGAAATCTCTACGGAAACCTTCAGAAATAAAATAAGACCTGGACTTGAAGAAACCTGGAGTTTCAATGTATCAACTCCTGGTGAGAAAAAGGAAGCTGAAGTTCTGGCTTCTATGTATGATATTTCGCTTGATCAATTTAAAAAGGATGAGTGGAATACGGATACTGGTTTTAGTGCTTACAGATCTAATTATCCATCCTTATATTTTGATAATTTAGGTCGAAGCACCAACCTGTATAGATATTTTGGTAGAAATAATTATTATAGACGAGTTAATCTTCGTTTTGATCAGCTTTCTCAATTTGGCTTTGATTTTGGTCAGCCCAACAGTTACCAGTACAGGAATTATCTGAGCACATTAAAAGTTAGCAATAAAGCGGATTCCGGAGCTCGTGTGCAGGGAAGAGTAGTAGACGAGAATGGAGAACCACTTCCAGGAGTAAATGTGACGGTCAAAGGTTCGAGTGTTGGCGCACAGACAGACTATGATGGTGAATTTGGAATCGATGCTCCTAAAAACTCACTTCTCACCTTTAGTTACGTAGGTTATGTAATTCAGGAATACCAACTTGGTGATGAAACCGAAGTGTTTATTGATCTTGAAGCAGATTCTTCCAGCCTGGATGAAGTCATAGTTACAGGTTATGGTGAGGCAGCAGCAGAAGTTGTTGAAGATGCCGATCAGGAAAGTGAATCTGTTGCCTTTTTAAAAGGTAATGTCGCTGGAGTACAGGTTTCCAGAACTGGGGCGAGCACCGAATTTAAAATTAGAGGTAGTTCAAGCATAAGTGGAAGTCCGCTGTTTATCGTAGATGGAAAACCTGTTGAAGACTACGAATTAGATTCAAAAGATATAGTAAGCGTCGAAATTCTGAAAGGTGCAGAAGCTACAGCAATTTATGGAAGCAGAGCGGCTGATGGTGTTGTGATCATCACCACCAGCAAATCTTTGGAAGACCTTGAAAATGTTGATGCAAGAACAAATCTACAGGAAACAGCATTTTTCTTCCCGGATCTAAAACTGGATGAAAATGGAAGTTTATCCTTTAGCTTCACCACTCCGGAAGCACTAACCAGCTGGAAATTACGATTGCTGGCTCATAACAGCAACTGGAGCACCGGTGAACTGGAGAAAATTGTAACCACAAGCAAGGATCTAAATGTAGTACCAAATGCACCGCGATTTTTAAGAGAAGGTGATAGTATCATTTTTAAGGCGAAAGTAACCAACCTTTCCAGTGAACCAATGACCGGTAACGCTGTACTGAAGTTGTTTGATGCCGTGACGATGGAGCCGGTAGATATTCCAATGGGAAATACTGAAACACTGCAAGCTTTCCAGATTCGGGAAGGAAAGACCAAGGTGGTAAGCTGGAAACTTTATGTTCCGGAAACTATTCCTGCCGTGACCTATAGAATCCTTGCGAAAGCAGGAGATTTTAGTGATGGAGAAGAAAATTTACTTCCTGTTTTAAAGAATAGGATGTTGGTTTATGAAAGTATACCGCTATTTGTTAGAGCAGGAGAAACTGAAAGCTTTGAATTTGAGAATCTGAAATCAAATGATTCTGAAACCCTGGAAAATCATCAGTTTACATTTGAATATACTTCCAATCCCGGGTGGTTTGCCTTGCAAAGTTTACCATATCTCATGGAATATGAGCATGAATGTTCTGAACAGATATTTTCGAAGATTTTCGCTAATTCCGTTGGTCAGAAAATTGTGAACTCAAAACCTGAGATCGCTGAAGTTTATGAAGCATGGAGAAAAGATTCCAGTATGGTGAGCAATCTTCAGAAAAATGAAGAACTCAAGAGCCTTTTGCTTGCTGAAACTCCGTGGGTACAGGATGCTGATTCTGAAAGTTTACAGCAACAACGAGTAGGTTTATTGTTCGAAACCGGGAGAATCAACAAAGAACTAACTTCTATGTTGACCAGGTTGCGCAGAATGCAAAATTCTTCGGGAGCTTTTCCATGGTTTGCCGGCGGTAGAGATAATTATTATATCACATCTCATATCATCGAGGGCTTCGGAAAACTGAAGAACATGAAAATTGAGCTGGACGATCGCAGAATTTTTGCCAATGCGATTGCTTATCTGGATAAGGAATTGATGGAGCAGAAAAGAAGAAGAGAGTCCGGAAATTCAACCGAGTTTTATAAAAGTCACAGTGTACTTGCCTATGCAAAAACCAGAAGCATGCACCAGGAAGAGTTTCCGATTCCGGCTGAACAAAAAGACCTCATTGACAAAGCTCTGGAATATCAAAAGGAACGCTGGACAGATTATAATCTTTCAGAAAAGGCTGAACTGGCAATAATATTAAATCGTTTTGGGCACTCCTCAAAAGCATTGGAGATCATTGAATCGCTGAAACAGACGGCAGTAAAATCTAAAACTTACGGCATGTACTGGAAAGAAAATACAGCGAGCTGGAGATCATTTAATACTCCTGTTGAAGTGCAGGCCCTCGTAATTCAGGCTTTTGCTGAAGTTTCCAAAGATGTAGAAATAATTGAAGAACTTAAGATCTGGTTAATTCAGAATAAAAGAACCAACTACTGGGAAACTACCAAATCTACAACTGCAGCTGTGTATGCATTGCTAATGCAGGGAATGGATATACTTCCAGTGTCCTCTAATACTCAATTCATGATTGGCGGAGAGAAACTGGATATGGAAGAATTAAGCAATACATCTGCTGAAGCTGGGTCTGGCTATGTGAAGACGACCTGGAAAGCCGGAGAATTTTCAGAAGATTTTGGAAATATTGAAATAGAGAACAATAATACTACCGCCGGATATGGTGGCGCTTACTGGCAATATTTTGAAAATTTGGATAAGATCAAAACTCATTCTGAGAGTCCGCTTAATATCGAAAAAGAGTTATATCTGAATACTGGAAATAATGAACTAAAGAGAATAAAATCTGATACACCACTAAAAGTAGGAGACCTGGTAAGTGTTCGATTAGTCGTACGAGCTGAGGCAGATATGGGGTTTATTCATTTGAAGGATATGCGTGCAAGTGGTTTTGAACCAACAAACGTGATTAGTGAACACAAATATCAAAATAATGCCAGCTATTATGAAAGCACCAGAGATGCTGCTACTCATTTCTTCTTCGATAAATTACGAAAGGGAACTTATGTTCTTGAATATACCGTAAGAGCCAATAATGCTGGTTCCTTCTCGAATGGAATTAGCACGATAGAATCTATGTATGCTCCGGAATTTTCCGGACATACCAGCGGAATTCGAGTGGAGATCATAGAACAACAGTAA
- a CDS encoding helix-turn-helix transcriptional regulator, producing MSLFGKNIRKIRSVRSLSQQSFAELFDLKRGTLGAYEEGRSEPKIETIIKIANYFSIPIDDLLTSELTVNELLKFRGKPEHDDLKAKPDICRKVPCIIPEQQQEYIQHHTKDNFIADLPEIHLPIYNEADLRAFVIHDLEMSTDSDGFYPKDVVIGMKVQKKQYPNLASACLFLVVSEEKIFLRRIYQSAKKFILKADHKGIEDIEIPYTDIKELWEIKYAFYHRIPDSRNTDIKQQLSFLEEEFHKLRTSLNN from the coding sequence ATGTCATTATTCGGAAAAAATATCAGGAAAATAAGATCGGTTCGTAGTTTGAGTCAGCAGTCTTTTGCTGAGCTATTCGACCTGAAACGTGGTACTTTGGGCGCTTATGAGGAAGGACGAAGCGAACCTAAGATAGAAACCATTATTAAGATTGCTAATTATTTTAGCATTCCTATAGATGACCTGCTCACCAGCGAACTCACGGTAAATGAATTGCTGAAGTTTAGAGGAAAACCTGAACATGATGACTTGAAAGCTAAACCAGACATTTGCAGGAAAGTGCCCTGTATCATCCCGGAACAACAACAGGAATATATTCAGCATCACACTAAAGATAATTTTATAGCAGATTTACCGGAAATTCATTTACCAATCTATAATGAAGCAGATCTTCGAGCTTTCGTAATTCATGACCTCGAAATGAGCACAGATTCTGATGGATTTTACCCGAAAGATGTAGTGATAGGTATGAAAGTTCAGAAGAAGCAATACCCTAATCTCGCGAGCGCATGTTTATTCCTGGTAGTTTCCGAAGAAAAAATATTCCTGAGAAGAATATACCAGTCGGCAAAAAAGTTCATTCTGAAAGCAGATCACAAAGGCATTGAAGATATTGAGATTCCATATACCGATATTAAAGAGCTATGGGAGATCAAATATGCTTTTTACCATCGTATTCCAGATAGTAGAAATACCGATATTAAACAACAACTGAGTTTTTTAGAGGAAGAATTTCATAAGCTGCGTACGTCACTCAACAATTAA
- a CDS encoding YbjN domain-containing protein, with the protein MKNHFNITRDFLLELNFNITRENPEDGLLVIQKENSGIRNLIVGVAPPILIMEQYIFKINNQSEKIFKSLLQKNRDIVHGAFVLDESGEKVIYRDTLQIENMDLNELEGSLNSLSLLMSEYSDHIIEFSKY; encoded by the coding sequence ATGAAAAATCACTTTAATATTACGAGAGATTTTTTGCTGGAATTGAATTTTAATATCACCCGGGAGAATCCGGAAGATGGACTTTTAGTGATTCAAAAAGAAAATTCTGGAATTAGAAATCTCATCGTAGGCGTTGCTCCGCCAATCTTAATTATGGAGCAGTACATTTTCAAGATCAATAACCAGTCTGAAAAGATCTTTAAAAGTTTGTTGCAGAAGAATCGCGATATCGTTCACGGGGCTTTTGTACTGGACGAGTCTGGTGAAAAAGTCATTTACCGCGATACCCTTCAGATTGAGAATATGGATCTGAACGAATTGGAAGGGAGCTTAAACTCACTCAGCTTATTAATGAGTGAATATTCAGATCATATCATAGAATTCTCAAAATATTAA
- a CDS encoding PspA/IM30 family protein yields the protein MNIFKRLFKIGEAETNSALDKMEDPIKMTEQGIRDMKLDLDKSLEALAQVKALAIRAKNDQEEFQNKVDDYQNKAIIILKKAHSKDMEQAEADRLAQEALVQKEAAEQQVLRAKEESVKFDNNVAQLQKNIQTIKANIGNWENELKTLKARVKVSNATKNLNKQMTELDSTGTVSMLERMKEKVAQEEALAEAYGDIANASKSIDEEIDKAADTSKAKASDELAKLKEQLGMKDSKNE from the coding sequence ATGAACATCTTTAAGAGATTATTTAAAATAGGAGAGGCAGAAACAAATTCTGCCCTGGACAAAATGGAGGATCCAATCAAAATGACCGAACAGGGCATTAGAGATATGAAACTTGACCTGGACAAAAGTCTGGAAGCATTGGCACAGGTGAAAGCACTTGCGATCAGAGCAAAGAACGACCAGGAGGAGTTTCAGAACAAAGTGGATGATTACCAGAATAAAGCGATCATCATCCTGAAGAAAGCCCATTCCAAAGACATGGAACAGGCAGAAGCAGATCGTCTTGCGCAGGAAGCTTTGGTGCAAAAAGAAGCAGCAGAGCAGCAAGTTCTAAGAGCTAAGGAAGAGTCGGTTAAATTCGATAATAATGTTGCTCAATTGCAAAAAAATATCCAGACCATAAAAGCAAATATCGGAAACTGGGAAAACGAACTCAAGACGCTAAAAGCAAGAGTTAAAGTATCGAATGCCACCAAGAATTTGAATAAGCAAATGACTGAACTTGATAGCACTGGTACGGTATCTATGCTGGAAAGAATGAAAGAAAAAGTAGCCCAGGAAGAAGCACTGGCTGAGGCTTATGGAGATATTGCCAATGCTTCTAAATCCATCGATGAGGAAATTGATAAGGCGGCAGATACCTCAAAAGCAAAAGCAAGTGATGAACTGGCGAAGCTTAAAGAACAACTTGGAATGAAAGATTCTAAAAACGAATAA